In the Acropora muricata isolate sample 2 chromosome 10, ASM3666990v1, whole genome shotgun sequence genome, one interval contains:
- the LOC136887584 gene encoding uncharacterized protein isoform X2 has protein sequence MQLYFSSDSIRSLPVGIWKAATAGTGSFANGPAAHYRRIAASRGPKVPAFPFLGFASACRNVRPPDMQEQEQKIAKVQSWIQGYLQAVQDLQNS, from the exons ATGCAACTGTATTTTAGTTCTG ATTCCATCAGAAGTCTACCAGTGGGAATCTGGAAGGCAGCAACTGCAGGGACAGGCAGTTTTGCAAATGGGCCAGCAGCCCATTATCGTA GAATTGCAGCATCACGTGGACCGAAAGTGCCTGCCTTTCCCTTCCTTGGATTTGCATCTGCCT GTAGAAATGTCCGTCCACCTGATATGCAAGAACAGGAGCAGAAGATTGCAAAAGTGCAATCTTGGATTCAAGGATATTTGCAAGCTGTACAGGACTTGCAGAATTCTTAG
- the LOC136887584 gene encoding uncharacterized protein isoform X1, translating to MFDFDDGCSRAWISNSIRSLPVGIWKAATAGTGSFANGPAAHYRRIAASRGPKVPAFPFLGFASACRNVRPPDMQEQEQKIAKVQSWIQGYLQAVQDLQNS from the exons ATGTTTGACTTTGACGATGGATGTTCACGGGCTTGGATCTCTA ATTCCATCAGAAGTCTACCAGTGGGAATCTGGAAGGCAGCAACTGCAGGGACAGGCAGTTTTGCAAATGGGCCAGCAGCCCATTATCGTA GAATTGCAGCATCACGTGGACCGAAAGTGCCTGCCTTTCCCTTCCTTGGATTTGCATCTGCCT GTAGAAATGTCCGTCCACCTGATATGCAAGAACAGGAGCAGAAGATTGCAAAAGTGCAATCTTGGATTCAAGGATATTTGCAAGCTGTACAGGACTTGCAGAATTCTTAG